One Punica granatum isolate Tunisia-2019 chromosome 3, ASM765513v2, whole genome shotgun sequence genomic window carries:
- the LOC116199018 gene encoding probable N-acetyltransferase HLS1-like — MQDHKGNVINSKHVVIRSYDEDKDCARVEDLVRRCEVGPAGRGFLYTDTLGDPICRIRNSPVYEMLVAEMDNELVGVIQGSIKVVTIQISPRDMAKVGYVLGLRVAPTYRRKRIGSSLVCSLEDWFVSNGVEYAYMATEKDNEASVQLFVDRLGYTQFRSPSILVNPVNQFRRLRISSSIEIKKLTPEDAVPMYKRCLGSAEFFPHDIDTILNNKLSLGTWVAYYKTDPWKSNSNNNNYNNNSNSSSSINNSTGFSDNGRYGPSNWAMLSVWNSGELFKLRLGNAPLSCMIYTKSSKLMDRFLPCFKVPSIPDFFSPFGFYFIYGLHSEGTRSGKLVRNLCRFVHNMATKSSSKDCKAIVTEVGSGDRIRVHIPHWKLLSCPEDLWCIKAMRGKERGNLHQLTTTPPTAPLFVDPREV, encoded by the exons ATGCAAGACCATAAGGGTAATGTTATTAATAGCAAGCATGTTGTGATACGAAGTTACGATGAGGACAAAGACTGTGCTCGGGTTGAAGATCTCGTAAGACGTTGCGAGGTAGGGCCAGCTGGGAGAGGTTTCCTCTACACGGATACTTTGGGAGACCCAATTTGCCGTATACGCAACAGTCCAGTTTACGAGATGCTT GTGGCGGAGATGGACAACGAGTTGGTCGGAGTCATTCAGGGTTCCATAAAGGTTGTCACCATCCAAATTTCCCCCAGGGATATGGCCAAGGTGGGCTATGTACTCGGATTGCGAGTTGCCCCGACCTATCGACGAAAACGGATAGGTTCTAGTCTAGTTTGCTCACTCGAGGACTGGTTCGTGTCCAACGGGGTGGAATATGCCTACATGGCCACGGAGAAGGACAATGAGGCCTCTGTCCAGCTCTTCGTGGACCGGCTCGGTTATACCCAGTTTCGCTCCCCCTCGATCCTTGTGAACCCTGTCAACCAGTTCCGGCGCCTTCGCATATCTTCCAGCATTGAGATCAAGAAGCTGACGCCTGAGGATGCAGTGCCAATGTACAAGAGATGTCTAGGCTCAGCCGAGTTCTTCCCTCATGACATCGACACAATACTAAATAATAAGCTTAGCCTGGGGACATGGGTTGCGTACTACAAGACTGATCCCTGGAAgagtaatagtaataataacaattacaataataatagcaatagtagtagtagtatCAATAATAGCACAGGTTTTAGTGATAATGGTCGATACGGCCCGAGTAACTGGGCCATGCTGAGTGTGTGGAATAGCGGGGAGCTGTTCAAGCTAAGGCTAGGGAATGCGCCGTTATCGTGCATGATCTACACGAAGAGTTCAAAACTGATGGACAGGTTCCTCCCATGCTTTAAAGTTCCTTCGATACCCGATTTCTTCAGCCCGTTCGGGTTCTACTTCATATATGGGCTTCACAGCGAAGGGACACGGTCGGGGAAGCTTGTAAGGAACTTGTGCCGATTCGTGCACAACATGGCTACGAAATCATCGTCCAAGGATTGCAAGGCTATCGTCACGGAGGTTGGAAGTGGTGACAGGATTAGGGTTCACATACCCCACTGGAAGTTACTCTCATGCCCGGAGGATCTTTGGTGCATAAAGGCCATGAGGGGTAAGGAGAGAGGCAACCTCCATCAGTTGACGACTACACCTCCAACTGCACCTCTTTTTGTAGACCCCAGAGAGGTATGA
- the LOC116200962 gene encoding probable phytol kinase 3, chloroplastic gives MAAFLPTNSISDISRRCRATLPLVGSTRSELHLPSGPPPSPSAASLTFYGHFGLSCPALSLTISSRRFRRYLSSPAAVMVHENPLVSDICATALSGGIALSILRFFEETAKRGLFDQKLNRKLVHVSIGLVFMLCWPMFSSGRQGAILAALIPGVNIIRVLLVGLGIYKDEATVKSMSRFGDYRELLKGPLYYATTITLACAVFWRASPVGIAAICNLCAGDGFADIVGRRFGHHKIPYNKRKSLAGSVAMASAGFLASIGYMYYFASFGYMQVSWEMIWGFLFVSLASALVESLPLSTALDDNLTVPLTSFIVGSLVF, from the exons ATGGCGGCTTTTCTGCCTACCAACTCGATCTCTGACATCTCCCGTCGATGTCGAGCTACTCTTCCACTTGTCGGGTCAACCCGGTCCGAGCTTCATCTTCCTTCGGGTCCTCCGCCCTCTCCCTCCGCCGCCAGTCTCACCTTCTACGGCCACTTCGGCCTCAGTTGTCCCGCCTTATCACTAACTATAAGCTCCCGAAGATTCCGCCGATACCTGAGCTCCCCGGCGGCAGTTATGGTCCACGAGAATCCGTTGGTCTCCGACATCTGCGCCACCGCGCTCTCCGGTGGAATAGCTCTCTCCATTCTTCGGTTCTTCGAGGAGACTGCCAAGAGAGGTCTCTTTGATCAG AAATTGAATAGGAAGCTTGTGCATGTGAGCATCGGGTTAGTTTTCATGCTTTGCTGGCCAATGTTCAG TTCTGGACGTCAAGGCGCAATTTTAGCTGCTCTCATTCCGGGAGTTAACATAATACGTGTGCTTCTTGTGGGACTGGGAATCTACAAAGATGAGGCCACAGTGAAGTCGATGAGCAGATTTGGAGATTATAG GGAATTGCTCAAAGGGCCGCTGTATTATGCAACAACTATTACTTTGGCCTGTGCTGTCTTCTGGAGAGCCTCCCCAGTTGGAATTGCAGCAATATGCAACCTGTGTGCTGGAGATG GCTTTGCTGACATTGTTGGAAGAAGGTTTGGGCATCATAAAATACCTTACAACAAGAGGAAATCTTTAGCTGGCAGTGTTGCTATGGCATCTGCTGGATTTTTAGCTTCTATTGG GTACATGTACTACTTTGCTTCATTCGGGTATATGCAAGTTAGTTGGGAGATGATTTGGGGTTTCCTCTTTGTTTCGCTCGCCTCTGCACTTGTTGAATCTCTTCCCCTGAGCACTGCGCTCGACGACAACCTCACAGTTCCTCTCACGTCCTTTATAGTTGGAAGCCTTGTTTTCTAG